In the Telopea speciosissima isolate NSW1024214 ecotype Mountain lineage chromosome 6, Tspe_v1, whole genome shotgun sequence genome, TGCGAGTAATGAGCCAAAACCTACAAGAACAAATGATTCATTTGCAAGATTTGAACTAGCAGAGAGTGTTGGACTGAAATAGttctaacaaaacaaaattttattgtAGTCACTTATTTATAGTGAGAGGATTCAGACGCTCAGAGGGCTGAGTTCAATTTGGTCAGGATCTGGACCTTGTGCGGGCTAGAGGAGGGGGAGAACAGATGTTGTTCAAGTAATCCTTTTCCGTATGATTTGAGAAAGCTTGTGAACTTGTTAATAGGTTGTACCATTGAGAACTTCTCAGTCGCAATGTAACAAAATTTGACCCAATAGATCTGCTCCACATGGCTACAAGAGAAGCTTTTTCTCAcaacttctctatttttttttaatttttatttttggacaaGGCTTCTTTATTTATGCACATTTTGATTTCTGCTACACTTATCTCAGAGAAATGGCATTATGTGAAAGGTATTTGGCTGATATCAATGATGTCTTATCCAATTGCTTGGTGCTTAATGCTTATCCATCTTAGCTATATAGGGACAATTAATGTCTGCTCTCTACTATGTATTTGGCTATATGGTCTGCTGCTAGAAATATGTGCCATGCTCCTATGAATCATCATAGCAGTTCTAAGAATCCTGAATCAAAAGAATGCCTTTGGAATCTTAGCAAGGAAATCTCTGTGAGATGATGTGACCTATCAAGGCAGATATGGCTCTAGAGATCATTTGGTTCAGTTTATACTTTCTTATTGACAATGGTGTTCATAGTGTCAGTAGATAATGTGCAGATGCCAGAGTAAGAGCAGAGGCAGAAAAAGCATTCACAATCCCAATGGCAATCGAGGCTTCATATGAGAAAGGATTCAAGCACATCCACACCATTTTGGAAGCTAAGTTGGTTGTTGAAGCATTGAAGGAAATTCAAGGAAGAAGCGTTATTGGAGAATAAGGACTTTGAGGATTTCTTGGAGGAACTTATGGCTAAAATTTATAAGACTCATCCCTTAAGATGCGAATGATGCAAATTACACTAATAGAAGGAGAGTGATTGAACATTGTCGATTTTGGATTCTGCCACACTTGAACTTGATCGGATTCAGCAATTCTTCGAATGGGCTTCAAACAGGTTGAGTAGTGCCAAATGGTCACTCTCCTAAAAGTTGTAGGCACCCTATGGTGCATCTGGTTTATTTGTCAATCCACCCCCAAGATAAAATAACCCTTCAACTTGTGAGGCTAGTAGTGATGCACTTCACTTACTAAGACAAAGTAAGGATACCAAGAATTGTGCCAAACACTCACaaaacaaataagaagaagaggagtaAGAATGTTCAATACAGGTTTCAAGAGGAGGAGAAAACATTTTTTAATGAATGAAAATGGTAGCCAACATCCACTATTTATAGATGTTAAAGACCCACTTCAAGGTGTCTCTATGAATGGGTGTGCGTGTCTAACATGTACGGACAATATTCAATCTCCCTTAGAGATATTGAATCCATGTCTCTAATCATTTCCCATGTATGGGTGTGCCTGTGTGAAGAGACACAACCCATAAGTAAAGATATGTCCAAGGAAAAGAGACAAATATAATGTACATATGTATCAATTCTTATTCATGTTTATATATGTATCAATTCGTATTAGGCCTAAATCCAGGCCCACGGCTGAAATTTAAGTCACAaccaagtccaaaaaaaaaagaagccttAATTGGGAACCCTAAATCCTGGCGAATATCAGCTATGTAGTCCAAGTTTTTTTGCATAATCCATTAACATGAAAATTATATAGGAACAAGAATATTCTTTGATTCTCTTTTGAAAAAACTGTAAATGGATTTCTTTGGAGTAATAAGACTATTCCAATTACGATACTCGTAGGGAAAGAATCCCAATAAATGCAAAGAAGGGGCATCTTGTACCCAGACACTAATCCTTTGAAGCTTAGACTAGTGGCCATCCATTAACCAAAACTCAACATcaagaaaatttttcttttagaGGGATAAGCATCGTGAGGTAAGAAGGCCAAATCAGAAGTAGACAGCATGGATGGATAACGGAGTTCTTTCTTTATGAGGAATTTGAGGAGCTGTTCTAATAAGAACTATTGTGGGAACACAACACAAAGGGCTGCTGAAAGCCCCGAGTATGTTTGAGCCTCAAAATGGGTGGCAGCCACAAACTTTGCCATTCAATCACGATAACCATTTACGCCACGTGGAAAGGTGATGTGGCTATTTTGATTATTGGATAGAGAAGTCATGGCCTGGATTCACCACGTGTGAAATTTCAAACTCAATTCAATCAAGTGTATTGGCATGCAGCCCCGTCACTGTGTATATTCGTGTATTGATAAACTTTTTTtagactgaaacttgacatgtgagcaggatACCTTGGGTCTACCTAtatatccacaaaatttcagttcTATTCAACCTTCTAGTCCATCAATCCAGGAATGGGCACCCAtcaaaaacaagggaaaaacaAATTTCAGTTACACAAAACAGTCTTTGGCATCTCTGTGGGCCATCATCAACTCTAGAAGTTTGCTCAAAACTGGCTGTGGATTAAAGTTTTGCTAAAATTTCTATAATCACCTAACTGGTAGCATATGAATTATAAAACCAAACAACTATTACTTGTAATTTgttttataaattatttcttaTGAGGTTTTAAGATTGGATACTAAAGCTCTTACACTGTGAAGCcaatcagaaaaataaatctcTATGTTCCTCTGTATATAGTTACAGGTCAACCACCCAATTACAACTTCAGAATTAGAATCTACcctgcatatatatatatatatggagatAGAGTACTTGATCAGTATGCTTCTTCTACCTTCTAAGCTGCAACCACTAAAACCTCATCCTGCGACACTATAGCATTCATGGGCATTTTCGTCaatttatctcttttttttttttttccttgaaacCTCAAATGGCTCTAAGTAGCTCAGACCAATGTGTAGGTTGAGATAACACTAGAGAGGTTGGGGCTAAAtcaaaaccaactaccatcACACATTCGCTTTCTTGGATGAGATAAGCTTAGCCACTCCCTGCCACGTGGCACTCCAATAAGGTGCCTCATGATAAGGCAATACAGTCTAATTTGTGTGGCTATCAATGTAAAACAGCCAAAAACATCTGATCCAACGGTGTAGGATGAGAGATGAGAAAGAGGTAAGCTAAGAATTTGAAGCTTTATAAACCGGATAAGGGAAGTAAGAGCAAGCTCTCCCCTAAAGAGATCTGTTTGGTAGTGTGTGTAAGTAGAGAGAAGCAGAGATGGCTTCCTCCATGCTCTCATCGACCGCCGTTGCCTCCATAAACAGAGCCAGCCCTGCTCAGGCAAGCATGGTCGCTCCTTTCACTGGTCTCAAGGCTGGTGTTGCCTTCCCCGTCACCCGCAAGCCCAACAAcgacttctcttctcttcccagCAATGGTGGCAGAGTCCAGTGCATGAAGGTacagagagatgagagagagagagaatttaattTGTTAGAAgttaaaaaagaacaaggaattTAATGGTGGGTTGTGAATGAATGCAGGTGTGGCCTCCACTTGGGTTGAAGAAGTTCGAGACACTCTCTTACCTTCCACCACTCACCCCTGAATCATTGGCCAAGGAAGTTGACTACCTTCTCCGCAAAGGTTGGGTTCCTTGCTTGGAATTCGAGTTGGAGGTTTgttttccccccttcttcttaCATCTTCTTAtgtatttttattctttcaaaagCATGAAAATTATTGGTAGGGACTTGGGtgggtagaactcatctttAAAAGGTAGTCATTAAGGAAAGCTGCTCATGGAGCGCAGATACCCTTCAGGGTTACTCACATGGAATCCTTTGTGAGACCCACATGAGCAGTGAATTCCATGTGAATTGTGGCCTTGGaaggtacttgtacaaggacctGATCTGATCTCGTGCTCATATACCTATAAGTCTCCACACCAGGCTATTCACTCACATCTTATGTGGGATTATTACTTCCGCCTAATTAAGATGATACAATATCGTATAGTTACTGTGTGCgtgtttgtgtgtgttatgGATGTAGAAAGGATTCGTGTACCGTGACAACAACAAATCACCAGGGTACTACGATGGGCGTTACTGGACAATGTGGAAGCTCCCCATGTTCGGATGCACAGACTCATCACAGGTGCTGAGTGAGCTGGAGGAATGCAAAAAGGAATACCCAAGTTCCTTCATTCGTATCATTGGCTTCGACAACAAGCGTCAAGTGCAGTGCATCAGTTTCATTGCCTTCAAGCCTCCTGGCTTCTAAATCTGATGATAGAgaattaattttaatttcatggTTATTTATGCGTAATATGCATTTCCCAATTTGCTTTTGTTTTAGTTTGTGTTTAGGTTTTGGAGTTTATTCGGTTTTGGAACACTATTATtgcattttccattttctattTATCCCCCATTTTAATTTGGGGTCGATCtccaactcaactcaactcaactgaACTGAAAAGATTTATTATAATGGAAATGCAAATGCAGATCTGTGATGCTTTTGTTGGCGATAGATGAACAATATTATCTCCTGGCTCCTGCTATTATGTATTgtcagtttttatttatttatttatttttttgtttctctcgaTCGATTGTGGTTTGGAACTTTAATTTGATATAAAATGGTACAATGTTAATTAGACACAATACAGTAGGGCATGAGGATATCTTCTCGACCTAAAAATAATAGGGACCCTAATAAAACAGAGTTTTGATATCGTCCCGCATTGggtgggaaggggggggggggggtggttctGCACAATTGCTGCCATATGAGAAATCACACAAAAGGTTTTTATTTCACACTACATTATCGTTTGGGAAATATGAAAGCTAAGAAATGCTAGTCTTCAGAATCTCTATCCCCTGCCCCTCTTTCAGAGATTGACTATGTGGTGTTATAAGAAATATTAATGAGGTGCTATCCTTGATTCTCAGATGGTCCTCTAGTCAGATGCCTCCCCAATAGAATGAAGGGTCTCCTCTTGTCActgaggggagggggggggggggtttctaTCTATATTGATGCGGCAGTCTCCGCTCGCCCAAAAGCATCACAAATTTCTTGTATTGCCTTGGACCAATTGGGGGGGAACTTCAGCTGATTGCTACTGACCATCATGTGGTGATGCTAGCTATGGTAGGTGAAGTGTTGACTATTAGGCTGACCCTTTGTTCAGCAAAGAGGGTAGGAATGACTCAGGTTCCAGTTTGCTCGGACTGTCAAGTCCTTGTTGAGTGTCTCTCGTCTGTATCCCTGCTATCTTTGCGGGAAATTGCCACCATAGTCTAGATATCCCACTGTTGAAGACTAATTTTGTCTGTTTATAGTTTTCGACATGTTAGTAGGTTGGTCAATGTGATTGCACACTCTATTTCTAAATGGGCACAATTATCCTAAGTaggatttttggttttcttccgTTTTGGAGGACCTTTAGAGTATTGTAATGCAGTTTATTCCCTTTGAGGCCTCAAAAAATcctccccttcccctctcctTGAAGGGGTTTGGGGGACTcttgcacaaaaaaaaagatggggcTAAAGTTTTTCGAATAGATAAATTCAAAGTGTCTTTCACATGTTAAGTTTGAAATGAAAGAGAGTGTTCAAAGGGGCAAAATAAAGTATGGGATAGGGTTCCTTAAAGGCAATGTCGTCGAGCACGAGACCAATGAGAGTGTACGCAAAAGCATCAACATGGGtgagatttccacctttcatatgggtggggcggtcatttcgtgtTCCTCTGTGACTGGGTGCAGTGGCAGCACTGCCTTTGAAGGTTCTGTCTCCCATAAAGTATTTATCAAGACTAAGAAAACTATCAAAGTAGTGCATCAGCACATGAGaaggtatatgattgaatttgagataGTTGATACAATTAGAATATTTCCTAAGgatcaaatcatcaaaatttgtcccaaaaaacaaatcatcaaaattgccacatcaccttCACATGAAACAATTAGTAACATAGACCAAGAAAAATTATATGGTCATTAGGAAACCTTTCACCATAAAGCAAAGGGAAAATGCTTACACATCAATATCTTATCATTTAAAGACTGGGTACACAGGATATAATCTACTTATCTTCTTATTTCATATCCTGTAATTTTCTTTATATTCCCAAAGAGATTAACAGCGTGGCTGACTCCGTGGCTAGGAAGGCCATGTCCTGTGCGAGTAGGATAGAATGGTCTGAGTCCACTCCTTGGTTGTCTGATATTTGTAAGTTAGACACCTTGCGTCAATAAATGAGCTTCTttctaccaaataaaaaaaaaaaaaagactaggtATACACCAAAATCCCAACAGGGTCCACCACTACATCTATTATCTCAACTGTTTTACTAAATCCTAAGACTAAGTCGTCCAATGCTACATTAGccagttttagtttttttttgtttaatttccaTTCTCAAATTGTATTTTGATATCGTCATATCATATATTTTATTACATAATTTTTTCCATTATTGcaattgtcaaaaaaaaaaaatttcatttaatTCTAAACCACATACTTTTGTCAAGTCAGAAAATTTTCTTCCCCttggccattttttttttttttttttggtttaaacaccCCCATTAAAGGAGGAACATTTATTAGGCCTTATCGAGCAAAAACTGATATACAAGCTTTAGAAGGTCCTCATGAAAGAAGGACTCCCAAAGATCCTAATGAGGGTAGACCTATGCATGTGAATAAAAGAACATGAATCAAAAGGAGTCTGGATCAATACCTAGTAGTCAGAATAGAAGACAACACATCATAAACTGGCTCTGATGGCTGAGTGAATACCCAATTTGAGGGCAAGGGCCTCACCAATAATGACAGAGCTGGGAAACAACTGATCTGAGCCAACCAAGATGAGATTTCGATTAGAATTTATAGTGTGGCATCCCAAACCCATGCCTTTTGGCCTAACCGAGATAGCTACATCAGTGAACATAAGACAGAACACTCCATCCATAATACGTTGGCTAGGAAGAGGGCTAGTAGAGGAAGGGGCAGCACCTCATCAACATTCTGGTTCATCATTGAAATCCAAGAGCAAAGGGAGGGGTAGTGCAACACAAAATACCTTATCATTACAATTCTTCCAAATCTCCCACACTCTGATTGCATGCACCTAGAATAATCTGTTTTGCTCAATCTTAGAAAAGCCAGAGGTTCTTCTCCACTTTAGAAACCAACCATGGAAGGGAAGGTTTGGGTTGGAGTATGGCAGCATGGAAACACAAGATGCAAACTATGCTTGTTGGGCAAGAGAACACACAAGAAATACATGTTCAACTGTCTTTAGAGCTTGACCACACCCAAGATATATGTCCAGATGAGTTGTCATTTTATGCATGAGATTCACCATAACTGAGAAGTTAGGACTTTGGTTCATAAATTCCTAAGagctgatttggtatgatttcgattttggaaattgttttgtttgctttttgcaccttatttcagtgaaaaaaatcaaatggaataaaaattctgaaatagcggagatgttttaattttaaaattgaaattgatttcactcttgctctttaatgagcatatGATTAATATGGGCAAAGCAGAATTTTcatgttaaaaaataaaacaccaccctttctcttgatggtctcaccaccaacatgcccccccccccccaccgccattgccaccaccaccaccacaactcTGCTActgccaccatcaccaccctctcccaaagaaatatagagaatttattctcagaaattaaactaccaaatgaatttcttattcttgcaatattttaaattgatgcaatcaaaacaatttcgatcttgaccaaaaatctatttgttgactatttcatgaaatcaatccgatATTAAAATATAAATCATTCCAAATCTGGCTTAAGTCAAGTCTGTCAAGACCATAACTTCTTGTGCAATGATAAACCCAAGGGTGTTAATCTATTTGACTCTCTCTAGCATGGACTGATATTCCTGAGAAGTATTGGAAATTTAAATGATATAGTAAAGCCAAGCCCTTTGTGAACTTGGCAAGAAACTGGGAGTCTAGGTTCATGTGTGAGATAACCatagtgccttttttttttttttttgggtgcgaAAATCTATTCATTTCCTTGGTTCAAACCATAGTGCTTCACCTATGTGCAATCTAAGCAAaaggaaattgaaaaaaaaaaaagaggaagaagaaaatcaagCCATTAAGGCATTGGCAAGAGAGAGCCCAGAGTCAAGCTCTCACTGGGGGCCCAAGTTGGTTCCAATGTTTTAAGCTTGACAAGGTTCGGAAATTGCTTTCATAAGTGTGATAAAGGCCCTAGTTAAGCACCCAAGAACCCTAGCAATGAAACCGCCAGGAaacaagtttaaaaaaaaaacacaaaatcaagCCTAAATTGCGAAGCTTCTATCCTAGTTCCGTTGGCTCAGAAGGCCTCAGCATGATTAAGAGGTTAATAGAATCTCAAGGAAATGATTTGGATCCATAACACCTATGCTATGGGTGTCTCAAGTCATGGAAGCCTCGCTAATTGAGTTTGAGATTCCcaagaaaattttggaatccCAGTCATTCCCCCAAAGTTCATATATTGGGTGGATTCATCAGGAAACTGGGAGCCAAAACATCTTAGATCCTGAAAGTCTCAATAAATTTATACCCTCTGCAACTTGGCAAAGGAATTGAGAGTTGGGTTAAGTGTGGCAACTAAGGGCTATCAGAAGTATTGGAAAGATTATCAAGTCAGAGCCCTACCAAAATTTAAGTTCTATGGCCTAGGCCTAATAAGGCCCTAAATTAAGTCAATGGCATGCCAAGTCAAAGCCACATGGCCACAATGAATTAGGTAAACCCATAAGGAGCATGAAGCCTTAGCTCAAGCCAAGGTCATGCCTGAAATGGTTAAACCCACTGAAGTATAATGagcaaggtttaatatttcacgatatctcggtatcttgggcctaccgagatatccgagatacccAAAATATCgtgaaatatgaccgaaatattgcattttttctgcaatatttcaggggtccatctcggggggtatttggccatatctaggcctgaaactttaTGGAcaaccttatttaagcttaataaacacatttaaaccataaaattgtaaaaatgtgaattcaaattggtgttttgggcttacacccttgattgacatacggtcgccgaccctaatgtataaatagttaaatacacatagattagacagttaatatttaataatagtatttaacttcatcacatatcaagttaaagccaatacacattgatgagtaccatgattctcataaactccataatattcaataactcgcttaaagccttaaaggcaatacactaagtgtcaaagtcagtaagtcacaagactcgcaactcgcaagtcacaactcacaagttcatagatcaatgaaatcacaacttaagttacaaattacaagtgctaaactgctaatagtagttagtgtgcctccctggatcaatcccactcatgcctcgctggagtcgacgtccattgctctctgtttgaaggacatatgtggaccacggtatagaatcggagaagaaacaagtgtagtcatccacaagtgtcacgtaaatggaatcatcaacatactgtaggtaacctatcctaggatataagctagggttaccaatcgatccagtccgtgaagaagatgatccattgtgatatgatgttggcgccggtgcaagaggcgatggcattggctgcatgtatggctggtgaggttggtagctaggtccactagggtatgcaaagatgttatttacaaaagatgatccagtatgtccctgggactgggactggtagtcatagtcccctaccccactaaactgcccatatgatgatgatccatatccatatccaccataaggttgtgatgcaccataatccaatgccaatggagtggtatgtgcgtcaaaagatgggccacgccaatgtccagtcggtcctccctccctatcacccatactcaaaccaccaacagagctagataggttatcaatgtccatgtgatcaagttgcaactgtgtttgtcgacccctacgctttctgttgtatgtatgtagggggcctcttgagggtgggggtacgggggcacgtgctccgtggtccgtatcttgtgtgacatgatcaaactgtgtctctccagtgaatcggagtggctctacaggtgacgtatcctgggcctcctggcctaccacatagcactctcgcatgccgtcaaattcttcaccagcatcaccaccaccaacatcaccaccaccagcattaccaccaccagcatcaccatcaccaccaccagcatcaccatcatcaccatcatcatcatttgaggacttagacccgtcttcatcatcagcaacattgccaccagtgggctggaatggtatgggtgaggcttcccttgcatgtatctgaccctcgtcagccatatactcgtccacatcagcaccaatctcagaagctatcatggtccatgctcctttgattctgggttgactgcttcctttcttcttatgcaatttaggatcagatgttgatggtggtagtggtactagtagaGGTGTTGGgactgccctcacactttgtgatcttctaaaaggattcaaagatctagaacctccagaactgccagctcctccactatcccctactctttgtctgtgctgatcatcttgaaaacttactctactccttgaaatagtccgcctaaaatccctagcctcctctgctgtttatatgtcatcaggtactgcaatgtcctcatcatcatcagaggagtcatcatcatcatcatcatcattgtattgtcttcctcctcctatcgaactcctcactgtaccctcaagttgttctcttatcctttgcttgttagccttcctcttcttcttttccctcaaactatcaccaatcttcctgactacttcagtagggaccatctgacaacctacaacatctttagatcctccagtcagatgttgtttaagtctactggacccacctcccttaaattgcatgtgacaatagttacatatggattttctcttatccccatcaatgggagtgccatgtaaccatgcaatgtcacccctatgctggctggctggtctctcttgttccctctgttctctttgttccctcagccccctttgttgactactttcccccaccttttgcttgcccttcgcacgttgtctatcacgatccgccataatgatacttgtttactacaatgtaagtaacacaaataattaaaaaacttaatgtagatgcacttcttttgacacttttagattactaatacacttgtatagttatttaatattttttccctaacccttatatttttcacataattaaaaccaattttttatatataatgttaatataagtattgacctaacacaacaaaaccaaaaattagtaaacataatatacatgtaatgcatttcaaaacatatagaaataactttcatatttttttcattattttttaaacttaaaactcatatttttccttatttatttatttttcttttttttatatatttttcttaatttctaaaaattaaaataattatttaagagcagaaaaataaatctgacaccgtgaagccgtagatcggccattggtgtctaacatatatttaattcattaccatctaagtcatattacccctaattatttcctattttaattgtagaaaaatgaatttttaaaaccaaaaaattaaaaaaaaaatacatatggaaaaaaaatttcgacaccgtgaggctatagatcggcctccggtgtttaacatatattaatatcatcaccatccaacaaaatttgtacatagtcttttcaaaaaaatagttttagagaaatagaatttaccttaaatagtgaaaaaaggcttggatgatgagcttagatgaccctccgatgagtttaccggcgaaaatccgacaacaatgtgcttgaacaatggctaaagtgttggatgagagcttggaagagtggaaaaataggcaaaagactgaaattccttagcaaatgcagctctcggtcgaaatatggaccgaaatctgcGAAATATTGTTTTGAcgcccccttcacgtgacactttaagccaaaataccatatttcgtagATATCTCAtgagatatcgagatatcgacaaaatatggtattttttcatttcgacctgatttcgcatctcggtaagctcaagatatacgaaattaagcaATATTTCGGTGAAATATcgtgagattttgaaccatgataATGAGGGCCACCTACAAGAGATGGCACCTTAGCAAAATATCATAGCTTTGGCCCTCCCAtgtgttgttggtgaagcctgatttggtccaAAAAGTACAAATGAGACCTTCGGAGGGCCatttcggcctcgaaacgaaatcaaaatgccaaaaaatggcGGGCTCCATGCTTTtaagttgtgttgggctcgtcaaGATCTttgaaatgagtacttttgagtcatgtgttatgttttggtccagCTCaggttttttggcatttttgggctaggggcatttgtgtactttctggggttagggttttcctatatattgttcttatctctttgagataaggttatgagggtttgtaacatttccagagaaaatagtgaaacctgttttactgctcggccgtggacgtagcttccatcttggaggtgaaccacgtaaatctttgtgttgtgcgttgtgtgctctctctctattttcgtttttttctgcaaatcgccattttgggcattgttttcttaacaccATGTACATGCTCGGAGTCATGGGGCTGGTGTCAACACAAAGAAAAGCAAATATGAAAGGCCTCAACCTATGAGGAGGTCTTACCTAAGCCAAACCCAAGTTCAAGGCCTAGACTATCAAACTTGCCCAAGCATCGCAAAAGGATCGAGACATTGATGGCCAATCATACAAAGGATGTACAAAAGTAAGAGGTATAAGCATGAAATATACAAGCAAACTCAAGAGGTGAACAGAGCCAAGGAAAGATGTAAAGAAGCATTTGAACATAT is a window encoding:
- the LOC122664244 gene encoding ribulose bisphosphate carboxylase small subunit, chloroplastic-like → MASSMLSSTAVASINRASPAQASMVAPFTGLKAGVAFPVTRKPNNDFSSLPSNGGRVQCMKVWPPLGLKKFETLSYLPPLTPESLAKEVDYLLRKGWVPCLEFELEKGFVYRDNNKSPGYYDGRYWTMWKLPMFGCTDSSQVLSELEECKKEYPSSFIRIIGFDNKRQVQCISFIAFKPPGF